A genomic segment from Acyrthosiphon pisum isolate AL4f chromosome A3, pea_aphid_22Mar2018_4r6ur, whole genome shotgun sequence encodes:
- the LOC100161355 gene encoding V-type proton ATPase catalytic subunit A: MTSLNAFEDEEQESSYGFVFAVSGPVVTAEKMSGSAMYELVRVGYFQLVGEIIRLEGDMATIQVYEDTSGVTVGDPVSRTGKPLSVELGPGILGSIFDGIQRPLKDINELTQNIYIPKGVNIPALGRNVSWDYNSSNIKIGSHITGGDLFGLVHENTLVKHKLMLPPKAKGTVVFQAPPGNYKVDDIILETEFDGEKSSFTMLQVWPVRQPRPVTEKLPANYPLLTGQRVLDSLFPCVQGGTTAIPGAFGCGKTVISQALSKYSNSDVIVYVGCGERGNEMAEVLGDFPELSIEVDGVTESIMKRTALVANTSNMPVAAREASIYTGITLSEYFRDMGYNVSMMADSTSRWAEALREISGRLAEMPADSGYPAYLGARLASFYERAGRVKCLGNPEREGSVSIVGAVSPPGGDFSDPVTSATLGIVQVFWGLDKKLAQRKHFPSINWLISYSKYTRALDDFYDKNFPEFVPLRTKVKEILQEEEDLSEIVQLVGKASLAESDKITLEVAKLLKDDFLQQNSYSPYDRFCPFYKTVGMLRNTIAFYDMARHAVESTAQSENKITWSVIRDSMGNILYQLSSMKFKDPVKDGEAKIRADFDQLYDDIQQAFRNLED, from the exons tCGTAACAGCTGAAAAGATGTCTGGTTCAGCTATGTACGAACTGGTTCGTGTTGGATACTTTCAACTGGTTGGTGAAATTATTCGTTTGGAAGGTGACATGGCTACCATTCAG GTTTACGAAGATACATCTGGTGTTACTGTTGGTGACCCGGTTTCAAGGACTGGAAAACCACTTTCTGTAGAATTAGGCCCTGGCATATTGGGTAGTATATTTGATGGTATTCAACGACCATTAAAAGACATTAATGAGCTCACCCAAAACATCTATATTCCCAAGGGTGTTAATATACCAGCTTTAGGTCGTAATGTTTCATGGGATTACAACTCATCCAATATAAAGATCGGAAGCCATATAACAGGAGGAGACCTCTTCGGTCTTGTCCATGAAAATACTCTTGTTAAACATAAGTTAATGTTGCCACCTAAAGCTAAGGGAACTGTTGTATTCCAAGCTCCACCGGGAAACTATAAAGTTGat GATATTATTTTGGAAACAGAATTCGATGGCGAAAAATCATCATTTACTATGTTACAAGTTTGGCCAGTACGTCAGCCACGCCCTGTCACTGAAAAATTGCCTGCCAATTATCCACTTTTGACAGGACAACGAGTACTTGACTCCCTATTTcc TTGTGTACAAGGTGGAACAACAGCCATTCCTGGAGCTTTTGGTTGTGGAAAAACTGTCATATCTCAAGCTTTATCTaagtattcaaattctgatgtTATTGTGTATGTTGGTTGTGGAGAACGTGGTAATGAAATGGCTGAG gtattggGAGATTTCCCAGAATTATCTATTGAAGTTGATGGTGTAACTGAATCTATCATGAAGAGAACTGCATTAGTTGCTAATACTTCTAACATGCCTGTAGCTGCCCGAGAAGCTTCAATTTATACTG gtattacTTTGTCTGAGTACTTCAGGGATATGGGATATAATGTATCTATGATGGCTGATTCAACTTCTCGTTGGGCAGAAGCTTTGCGTGAAATTTCTGGTCGTCTTGCTGAAATGCCTGCTGATAG tggTTATCCTGCATACTTGGGTGCTCGTTTGGCTTCATTCTACGAAAGAGCTGGCCGAGTTAAATGTCTAGGTAACCCGGAACGGGAAGGTTCAGTTAGTATTGTTGGAGCGGTCAGTCCTCCAGGTGGTGACTTTTCTGATCCAGTTACATCAGCTACTTTAGGTATTGTACAAGTGTTTTGGGGTTTGGATAAGAAATTGGCTCAACGTAAACACTTTCCTTCCATCAATTGGCTTATTTCATACAG TAAATATACAAGGGCTTTGGACGACTTCTATGACAAAAACTTCCCTGAATTTGTGCCTTTAAGAACCAAAGTTAAAGAGATCTTACAAGAAGAAGAAGATTTATCAGAAATCGTACAGTTGGTCGGTAAAGCATCACTAGCTGAATCTGATAAAATTACATTAGAAGTTGCTAAACTATTAAAAGATGACTTTTTACAACAAAAcag ttattcgCCATATGATCGTTTTTGTCCATTTTACAAAACTGTTGGAATGTTACGAAATACTATTGCCTTTTATGACATGGCACGTCATGCTGTTGAGTCAACAGCCCAATCTGAAAACAAGATAACTTGGTCTGTAATAAGGGACAGTATGGGCAATATCCTTTACCAGTTATCATCCATGAAGTTTaag gaCCCAGTTAAAGATGGCGAAGCTAAAATCCGTGCTGACTTTGATCAGTTGTATGATGATATCCAGCAAGCTTTTAGGAATCTGGAGgattaa